In Vespa crabro chromosome 7, iyVesCrab1.2, whole genome shotgun sequence, a single window of DNA contains:
- the LOC124425683 gene encoding tetratricopeptide repeat protein 30A isoform X1, protein MKKERKGKRKGGRKRKKKKEKKEKKENRAETDRYIREWRKGRQGEIKEQRYGDTIKVLTTLFESHPDSRPCLSLLAHCHFYMQDFAAAATCYEKLVQICPEENIYKLYHAQSLHQACMYQEAWTVSLTIVDSSNLEYKVKKLQAAIKYGQEDMVAAKNLVDQCPLDDVDTEVNLGCLLYKEEEYEQALKKFSNALQITGFKPHLSYNVALSYFKLKEYAASLKHIADIIEQGIREHPELGVGMATEGIEVRSVGNTLTLHETALTEAFNLKAAIEYQLQNYEAAKEALTDMPPRSEEELDAVTLHNQALLNMDTKPSEGFEKLQFLLQQNPFPPETFANVLLLYCKYQYYDLAADVLAENVHLTYKYLTPYLYDFLDALITQQTSPEEAYRKFDDLANKHTETLRKATKQVQEARLNHDDSAVKKAVTDYEEALDRYVPVLMAQAKIYWDRENYVQVEKIFRKSVEFCNEHDVWKLNVAHTLFMQENKFKEATGFYEPIVRKKYDNILDTSAIVLANLCVSYIMTSQNADAEELMKKIEKEEEAISFEDQDKKLFHLCIVNLVIGTLYCSKGNYEFGISRVMKSLEPYNKKLGTDTWFYAKRCFLSLLEQLAKQLVVLKDSTLQECIQFLEHCEVYGRDIPTVIEQPFDMQDILTVPPQGIQTVIYEARYLKSLFLKLQTS, encoded by the exons atgaagaaagaaagaaaaggaaagagaaagggaggaagaaaaagaaagaagaagaaagaaaaaaaagaaaagaaagagaatagagcagaaacagatagatataTTCGAGAATGGAGGAAGGGACGTCAGGGAGAG ATCAAGGAACAGCGATATGGAGATACAATCAAAGTGTTAACGACCCTTTTTGAATCTCATCCTGAT TCCAGACCTTGTTTATCGCTTCTTGctcattgtcatttttatatgCAAGACTTTGCGGCAGCAGCTACCTGTTACGAAAAATTGGTTCAAATATGTccagaagaaaatatatataagcttTATCATGCTCAATCTTTGCATCAAGCTTGTATGTACCAAGAGGCTTGGACAGTTTCTTTGACTATCGTTGATTCAAGTAATTTAGAATATAAAGTAAAGAAGTTACAAGCAGCCATAAAGTATGGTCAAGAAGATATGGTAGCTGCAAAAAATCTTGTAGATCAATGTCCACTCGATGATGTGGATACAGAAGTAAATTTGGGATGTCTGCTATACAAG GAAGAGGAATATGAACAagctttaaaaaaattctcaaaTGCTTTACAAATTACAGGATTTAAACCTCATTTGTCCTATAATGTTGctctctcttatttcaaaCTAAAAGAATATGCAGCTTCTTTAAAACATATTG CTGATATCATTGAGCAAGGAATTAGAGAACATCCGGAACTAGGCGTGGGTATGGCAACAGAAGGTATTGAAGTTCGTAGTGTTGGAAACACGCTTACTCTTCATGAAACAGCTTTGACAGAAGCTTTTAATCTAAAAGCTGCTATAGAATACCAGTTGCAAAATT ATGAAGCTGCTAAAGAAGCATTAACGGATATGCCTCCTCGTTCTGAAGAAGAATTAGATGCCGTTACATTACATAATCAAGCATTATTAAATATGGATACAAAGCCGAGCGAAGGGTTCGAAAAATTACAATTCTTATTACAACAAAATCCTTTTCCACCTGAAACGTTTGCTAATGTACTATTgctatattgtaaatatcaatattatgatTTAGCAGCAGATGTTTTAGCTGAAAATGTACATTTAACATACAAGTATTTGACACCG TATTTATATGATTTCCTGGATGCATTAATTACGCAACAAACTTCGCCGGAAGAAGCGTATCGCAAATTCGATGATCTTGCAAACAAGCATACTGAAACATTGCGAAAGGCAACTAAACAGGTTCAAGAAGCAAGATTAAATCATGATGATAGTGCTGTTAAAAAAGCTGTAACTGATTATGAGGAAGCATTAGATAGATATGTACCTGTTCTAATGGCACAAGCTAAAATATATTGGGACAGGGAGAATTATGTACAAGTAGAGAAAATTTTTAGGAAGAGCGTTGAATTTTGTAACGAACATGATGTATGGAAGTTAAACGTAGCACATACTTTATTTAtgcaagaaaataaatttaaggaAGCAACAGGTTTTTATGAACCGATTgtcagaaaaaaatatgataat attttagaTACAAGCGCTATAGTATTGGCAAATTTATGCGTAAGTTACATTATGACATCTCAAAATGCAGATGCTGAAgaattaatgaagaaaattgaaaaagaagaagaggcaaTATCGTTTGAAGATCAAGATAAAAAGTTATTTCATCTCTGTATTGTAAATTTGGTGATTGGAACTTTATATTGTTCAAAAGGCAACTACGAATTTGGCATATCTAGAGTGATGAAAAGTTTAGAACCTTATAATAAGAAACTAGGAACAGATACTTGGTTCTATGCAAAAagatgttttctctctctcctagaACAATTAGCTAAACAACTAGTAGTTTTAAAAGATTCCACTTTACAAGAATGTATTCAATTTCTGGAACATTGTGAAG tTTATGGACGAGATATACCTACTGTAATAGAACAACCATTTGATATGCAAGATATTCTAACAGTACCACCTCAAGGAATACAAACTGTTATATATGAAGCAAGGTATTTGAAGTCATTGTTTCTAAAGCTACAAACGTCTTAA
- the LOC124425683 gene encoding tetratricopeptide repeat protein 30A isoform X2: MKKERKGKRKGGRKRKKKKEKKEKKENRAETDRYIREWRKGRQGESRPCLSLLAHCHFYMQDFAAAATCYEKLVQICPEENIYKLYHAQSLHQACMYQEAWTVSLTIVDSSNLEYKVKKLQAAIKYGQEDMVAAKNLVDQCPLDDVDTEVNLGCLLYKEEEYEQALKKFSNALQITGFKPHLSYNVALSYFKLKEYAASLKHIADIIEQGIREHPELGVGMATEGIEVRSVGNTLTLHETALTEAFNLKAAIEYQLQNYEAAKEALTDMPPRSEEELDAVTLHNQALLNMDTKPSEGFEKLQFLLQQNPFPPETFANVLLLYCKYQYYDLAADVLAENVHLTYKYLTPYLYDFLDALITQQTSPEEAYRKFDDLANKHTETLRKATKQVQEARLNHDDSAVKKAVTDYEEALDRYVPVLMAQAKIYWDRENYVQVEKIFRKSVEFCNEHDVWKLNVAHTLFMQENKFKEATGFYEPIVRKKYDNILDTSAIVLANLCVSYIMTSQNADAEELMKKIEKEEEAISFEDQDKKLFHLCIVNLVIGTLYCSKGNYEFGISRVMKSLEPYNKKLGTDTWFYAKRCFLSLLEQLAKQLVVLKDSTLQECIQFLEHCEVYGRDIPTVIEQPFDMQDILTVPPQGIQTVIYEARYLKSLFLKLQTS, from the exons atgaagaaagaaagaaaaggaaagagaaagggaggaagaaaaagaaagaagaagaaagaaaaaaaagaaaagaaagagaatagagcagaaacagatagatataTTCGAGAATGGAGGAAGGGACGTCAGGGAGAG TCCAGACCTTGTTTATCGCTTCTTGctcattgtcatttttatatgCAAGACTTTGCGGCAGCAGCTACCTGTTACGAAAAATTGGTTCAAATATGTccagaagaaaatatatataagcttTATCATGCTCAATCTTTGCATCAAGCTTGTATGTACCAAGAGGCTTGGACAGTTTCTTTGACTATCGTTGATTCAAGTAATTTAGAATATAAAGTAAAGAAGTTACAAGCAGCCATAAAGTATGGTCAAGAAGATATGGTAGCTGCAAAAAATCTTGTAGATCAATGTCCACTCGATGATGTGGATACAGAAGTAAATTTGGGATGTCTGCTATACAAG GAAGAGGAATATGAACAagctttaaaaaaattctcaaaTGCTTTACAAATTACAGGATTTAAACCTCATTTGTCCTATAATGTTGctctctcttatttcaaaCTAAAAGAATATGCAGCTTCTTTAAAACATATTG CTGATATCATTGAGCAAGGAATTAGAGAACATCCGGAACTAGGCGTGGGTATGGCAACAGAAGGTATTGAAGTTCGTAGTGTTGGAAACACGCTTACTCTTCATGAAACAGCTTTGACAGAAGCTTTTAATCTAAAAGCTGCTATAGAATACCAGTTGCAAAATT ATGAAGCTGCTAAAGAAGCATTAACGGATATGCCTCCTCGTTCTGAAGAAGAATTAGATGCCGTTACATTACATAATCAAGCATTATTAAATATGGATACAAAGCCGAGCGAAGGGTTCGAAAAATTACAATTCTTATTACAACAAAATCCTTTTCCACCTGAAACGTTTGCTAATGTACTATTgctatattgtaaatatcaatattatgatTTAGCAGCAGATGTTTTAGCTGAAAATGTACATTTAACATACAAGTATTTGACACCG TATTTATATGATTTCCTGGATGCATTAATTACGCAACAAACTTCGCCGGAAGAAGCGTATCGCAAATTCGATGATCTTGCAAACAAGCATACTGAAACATTGCGAAAGGCAACTAAACAGGTTCAAGAAGCAAGATTAAATCATGATGATAGTGCTGTTAAAAAAGCTGTAACTGATTATGAGGAAGCATTAGATAGATATGTACCTGTTCTAATGGCACAAGCTAAAATATATTGGGACAGGGAGAATTATGTACAAGTAGAGAAAATTTTTAGGAAGAGCGTTGAATTTTGTAACGAACATGATGTATGGAAGTTAAACGTAGCACATACTTTATTTAtgcaagaaaataaatttaaggaAGCAACAGGTTTTTATGAACCGATTgtcagaaaaaaatatgataat attttagaTACAAGCGCTATAGTATTGGCAAATTTATGCGTAAGTTACATTATGACATCTCAAAATGCAGATGCTGAAgaattaatgaagaaaattgaaaaagaagaagaggcaaTATCGTTTGAAGATCAAGATAAAAAGTTATTTCATCTCTGTATTGTAAATTTGGTGATTGGAACTTTATATTGTTCAAAAGGCAACTACGAATTTGGCATATCTAGAGTGATGAAAAGTTTAGAACCTTATAATAAGAAACTAGGAACAGATACTTGGTTCTATGCAAAAagatgttttctctctctcctagaACAATTAGCTAAACAACTAGTAGTTTTAAAAGATTCCACTTTACAAGAATGTATTCAATTTCTGGAACATTGTGAAG tTTATGGACGAGATATACCTACTGTAATAGAACAACCATTTGATATGCAAGATATTCTAACAGTACCACCTCAAGGAATACAAACTGTTATATATGAAGCAAGGTATTTGAAGTCATTGTTTCTAAAGCTACAAACGTCTTAA
- the LOC124425683 gene encoding tetratricopeptide repeat protein 30A isoform X3, whose protein sequence is MNTFIQNVYIKDGEYTKTIYSMIKEQRYGDTIKVLTTLFESHPDSRPCLSLLAHCHFYMQDFAAAATCYEKLVQICPEENIYKLYHAQSLHQACMYQEAWTVSLTIVDSSNLEYKVKKLQAAIKYGQEDMVAAKNLVDQCPLDDVDTEVNLGCLLYKEEEYEQALKKFSNALQITGFKPHLSYNVALSYFKLKEYAASLKHIADIIEQGIREHPELGVGMATEGIEVRSVGNTLTLHETALTEAFNLKAAIEYQLQNYEAAKEALTDMPPRSEEELDAVTLHNQALLNMDTKPSEGFEKLQFLLQQNPFPPETFANVLLLYCKYQYYDLAADVLAENVHLTYKYLTPYLYDFLDALITQQTSPEEAYRKFDDLANKHTETLRKATKQVQEARLNHDDSAVKKAVTDYEEALDRYVPVLMAQAKIYWDRENYVQVEKIFRKSVEFCNEHDVWKLNVAHTLFMQENKFKEATGFYEPIVRKKYDNILDTSAIVLANLCVSYIMTSQNADAEELMKKIEKEEEAISFEDQDKKLFHLCIVNLVIGTLYCSKGNYEFGISRVMKSLEPYNKKLGTDTWFYAKRCFLSLLEQLAKQLVVLKDSTLQECIQFLEHCEVYGRDIPTVIEQPFDMQDILTVPPQGIQTVIYEARYLKSLFLKLQTS, encoded by the exons atgaatacttttatacaaaatgtatatattaaagacGGAGAATATACGAAAACAATATATTCTATG ATCAAGGAACAGCGATATGGAGATACAATCAAAGTGTTAACGACCCTTTTTGAATCTCATCCTGAT TCCAGACCTTGTTTATCGCTTCTTGctcattgtcatttttatatgCAAGACTTTGCGGCAGCAGCTACCTGTTACGAAAAATTGGTTCAAATATGTccagaagaaaatatatataagcttTATCATGCTCAATCTTTGCATCAAGCTTGTATGTACCAAGAGGCTTGGACAGTTTCTTTGACTATCGTTGATTCAAGTAATTTAGAATATAAAGTAAAGAAGTTACAAGCAGCCATAAAGTATGGTCAAGAAGATATGGTAGCTGCAAAAAATCTTGTAGATCAATGTCCACTCGATGATGTGGATACAGAAGTAAATTTGGGATGTCTGCTATACAAG GAAGAGGAATATGAACAagctttaaaaaaattctcaaaTGCTTTACAAATTACAGGATTTAAACCTCATTTGTCCTATAATGTTGctctctcttatttcaaaCTAAAAGAATATGCAGCTTCTTTAAAACATATTG CTGATATCATTGAGCAAGGAATTAGAGAACATCCGGAACTAGGCGTGGGTATGGCAACAGAAGGTATTGAAGTTCGTAGTGTTGGAAACACGCTTACTCTTCATGAAACAGCTTTGACAGAAGCTTTTAATCTAAAAGCTGCTATAGAATACCAGTTGCAAAATT ATGAAGCTGCTAAAGAAGCATTAACGGATATGCCTCCTCGTTCTGAAGAAGAATTAGATGCCGTTACATTACATAATCAAGCATTATTAAATATGGATACAAAGCCGAGCGAAGGGTTCGAAAAATTACAATTCTTATTACAACAAAATCCTTTTCCACCTGAAACGTTTGCTAATGTACTATTgctatattgtaaatatcaatattatgatTTAGCAGCAGATGTTTTAGCTGAAAATGTACATTTAACATACAAGTATTTGACACCG TATTTATATGATTTCCTGGATGCATTAATTACGCAACAAACTTCGCCGGAAGAAGCGTATCGCAAATTCGATGATCTTGCAAACAAGCATACTGAAACATTGCGAAAGGCAACTAAACAGGTTCAAGAAGCAAGATTAAATCATGATGATAGTGCTGTTAAAAAAGCTGTAACTGATTATGAGGAAGCATTAGATAGATATGTACCTGTTCTAATGGCACAAGCTAAAATATATTGGGACAGGGAGAATTATGTACAAGTAGAGAAAATTTTTAGGAAGAGCGTTGAATTTTGTAACGAACATGATGTATGGAAGTTAAACGTAGCACATACTTTATTTAtgcaagaaaataaatttaaggaAGCAACAGGTTTTTATGAACCGATTgtcagaaaaaaatatgataat attttagaTACAAGCGCTATAGTATTGGCAAATTTATGCGTAAGTTACATTATGACATCTCAAAATGCAGATGCTGAAgaattaatgaagaaaattgaaaaagaagaagaggcaaTATCGTTTGAAGATCAAGATAAAAAGTTATTTCATCTCTGTATTGTAAATTTGGTGATTGGAACTTTATATTGTTCAAAAGGCAACTACGAATTTGGCATATCTAGAGTGATGAAAAGTTTAGAACCTTATAATAAGAAACTAGGAACAGATACTTGGTTCTATGCAAAAagatgttttctctctctcctagaACAATTAGCTAAACAACTAGTAGTTTTAAAAGATTCCACTTTACAAGAATGTATTCAATTTCTGGAACATTGTGAAG tTTATGGACGAGATATACCTACTGTAATAGAACAACCATTTGATATGCAAGATATTCTAACAGTACCACCTCAAGGAATACAAACTGTTATATATGAAGCAAGGTATTTGAAGTCATTGTTTCTAAAGCTACAAACGTCTTAA
- the LOC124425683 gene encoding tetratricopeptide repeat protein 30A isoform X4, with protein sequence MQDFAAAATCYEKLVQICPEENIYKLYHAQSLHQACMYQEAWTVSLTIVDSSNLEYKVKKLQAAIKYGQEDMVAAKNLVDQCPLDDVDTEVNLGCLLYKEEEYEQALKKFSNALQITGFKPHLSYNVALSYFKLKEYAASLKHIADIIEQGIREHPELGVGMATEGIEVRSVGNTLTLHETALTEAFNLKAAIEYQLQNYEAAKEALTDMPPRSEEELDAVTLHNQALLNMDTKPSEGFEKLQFLLQQNPFPPETFANVLLLYCKYQYYDLAADVLAENVHLTYKYLTPYLYDFLDALITQQTSPEEAYRKFDDLANKHTETLRKATKQVQEARLNHDDSAVKKAVTDYEEALDRYVPVLMAQAKIYWDRENYVQVEKIFRKSVEFCNEHDVWKLNVAHTLFMQENKFKEATGFYEPIVRKKYDNILDTSAIVLANLCVSYIMTSQNADAEELMKKIEKEEEAISFEDQDKKLFHLCIVNLVIGTLYCSKGNYEFGISRVMKSLEPYNKKLGTDTWFYAKRCFLSLLEQLAKQLVVLKDSTLQECIQFLEHCEVYGRDIPTVIEQPFDMQDILTVPPQGIQTVIYEARYLKSLFLKLQTS encoded by the exons atgCAAGACTTTGCGGCAGCAGCTACCTGTTACGAAAAATTGGTTCAAATATGTccagaagaaaatatatataagcttTATCATGCTCAATCTTTGCATCAAGCTTGTATGTACCAAGAGGCTTGGACAGTTTCTTTGACTATCGTTGATTCAAGTAATTTAGAATATAAAGTAAAGAAGTTACAAGCAGCCATAAAGTATGGTCAAGAAGATATGGTAGCTGCAAAAAATCTTGTAGATCAATGTCCACTCGATGATGTGGATACAGAAGTAAATTTGGGATGTCTGCTATACAAG GAAGAGGAATATGAACAagctttaaaaaaattctcaaaTGCTTTACAAATTACAGGATTTAAACCTCATTTGTCCTATAATGTTGctctctcttatttcaaaCTAAAAGAATATGCAGCTTCTTTAAAACATATTG CTGATATCATTGAGCAAGGAATTAGAGAACATCCGGAACTAGGCGTGGGTATGGCAACAGAAGGTATTGAAGTTCGTAGTGTTGGAAACACGCTTACTCTTCATGAAACAGCTTTGACAGAAGCTTTTAATCTAAAAGCTGCTATAGAATACCAGTTGCAAAATT ATGAAGCTGCTAAAGAAGCATTAACGGATATGCCTCCTCGTTCTGAAGAAGAATTAGATGCCGTTACATTACATAATCAAGCATTATTAAATATGGATACAAAGCCGAGCGAAGGGTTCGAAAAATTACAATTCTTATTACAACAAAATCCTTTTCCACCTGAAACGTTTGCTAATGTACTATTgctatattgtaaatatcaatattatgatTTAGCAGCAGATGTTTTAGCTGAAAATGTACATTTAACATACAAGTATTTGACACCG TATTTATATGATTTCCTGGATGCATTAATTACGCAACAAACTTCGCCGGAAGAAGCGTATCGCAAATTCGATGATCTTGCAAACAAGCATACTGAAACATTGCGAAAGGCAACTAAACAGGTTCAAGAAGCAAGATTAAATCATGATGATAGTGCTGTTAAAAAAGCTGTAACTGATTATGAGGAAGCATTAGATAGATATGTACCTGTTCTAATGGCACAAGCTAAAATATATTGGGACAGGGAGAATTATGTACAAGTAGAGAAAATTTTTAGGAAGAGCGTTGAATTTTGTAACGAACATGATGTATGGAAGTTAAACGTAGCACATACTTTATTTAtgcaagaaaataaatttaaggaAGCAACAGGTTTTTATGAACCGATTgtcagaaaaaaatatgataat attttagaTACAAGCGCTATAGTATTGGCAAATTTATGCGTAAGTTACATTATGACATCTCAAAATGCAGATGCTGAAgaattaatgaagaaaattgaaaaagaagaagaggcaaTATCGTTTGAAGATCAAGATAAAAAGTTATTTCATCTCTGTATTGTAAATTTGGTGATTGGAACTTTATATTGTTCAAAAGGCAACTACGAATTTGGCATATCTAGAGTGATGAAAAGTTTAGAACCTTATAATAAGAAACTAGGAACAGATACTTGGTTCTATGCAAAAagatgttttctctctctcctagaACAATTAGCTAAACAACTAGTAGTTTTAAAAGATTCCACTTTACAAGAATGTATTCAATTTCTGGAACATTGTGAAG tTTATGGACGAGATATACCTACTGTAATAGAACAACCATTTGATATGCAAGATATTCTAACAGTACCACCTCAAGGAATACAAACTGTTATATATGAAGCAAGGTATTTGAAGTCATTGTTTCTAAAGCTACAAACGTCTTAA
- the LOC124425692 gene encoding nucleolar protein of 40 kDa-like produces the protein MVNCEVNQIFLGEIAAVQNYGAFVRIPGCSQQGLIHRSQVSSAHVDDVTEILQKGERVWCKVISVNDDGKIGLSMKHVNQGNGTDLDPNGVELQRDMQKKKAYVPQQRKTIQLEAVFNTTCTKCGTHGHLAKDCFVPPNGKKYELIPEVEDVSSIPKTQDEQEDKKIEKTEKGEKTEKTEKKHKTKKSKKRKKSKKSKQHTDDSSSDNEQTTKKSKKKRSKDHKQKKKKRNSSTSDTDSSDSSSQNIKSYKRKHSDRTEVRAKKCKHSKEKHTN, from the exons atggtaAATTGTGAGgtaaatcaaatatttcttgGCGAAATTGCTGCCGTTCAAAATTACGGTGCTTTCGTAAGAATACCTGGATGTTCGCAACAAGGATTGATACATAGATCACAG GTTAGTTCGGCTCATGTCGACGATGTTAcagaaattttacaaaaaggagaaagagtatGGTGTAAAGTTATTTCGGTGAATGATGATGGTAAAATTGGATTATCCATGAAACATGTTAATCAAGGAAATGGTACTGACTTGGATCCTAATGGAGTCGAATTACAAAGAgatatgcaaaagaaaaaagcctATGTTCCGCAACAACGAAAAACTATTCAATTAGAAGCTGTTTTTAACACAACGTGTACAAAGTGTGGGACGCATGGACATTTGGCTAAAGATTGTTTTGTGCCGCCTAATGGAAAGAAGTATGAGTTAATACCGGAGGTAGAAGATGTATCATCTATTCCAAAGACACAGGATGAgcaagaagataaaaagatagaaaaaacggaaaaaggagaaaagacagaaaagacagagaagaaacataaaacaaaaaaatccaaaaaaagaaagaaatctaaGAAAAGTAAGCAGCATACTGATGACAGTAGTTCTGATAATGAGCAAACaacaaagaaaagtaagaagaagagatcCAAAGATcataagcaaaagaaaaaaaagcgtaACAGCAGTACCAGCGATACAGATTCTAGTGATAGTTCTAGTCAGAATATTAAAAGTTACAAACGGAAGCACTCGGATAGAACCGAAGTTCGAGCAAAAAAGTGCAAACATTCGAAGGAAAAGCatacaaattaa
- the LOC124425694 gene encoding 26S proteasome non-ATPase regulatory subunit 9 — protein MKTREKSKMVVDMELQEAKDEVLRFIKDRDKIESDIRALRDVLDSNHVGMDDPLVDSEGYPRQDINVYQVRHARHRIICLTNDHKALMKKIEEGLHKVHSIFENQPEEPIATTSDIEEPFSTEPFLRVNLVSPSSPAEVAGIQVDDLIIEFGSINYGNFKTLKDIATLVEHSRYKSLDIKLKRGSSILALTLIPRPWDGNGLLGCNVIPLEVVER, from the exons atgaaaacaagagaaaaaagcaaaatggTGGTCGATATGGAACTTCAAGAAGCAAAAGATGAGGTTCTTCGGTttataaaagatagagataaaattgAATCCGATATACGCGCGCTGAGAGATGTATTAGATAGC AACCATGTGGGTATGGATGATCCTCTGGTGGATTCTGAGGGGTATCCAAGACAGGATATCAACGTATATCAAGTCAGACATGCAAGGCATCggataatat GCCTTACAAATGATCACAAAGCATTgatgaaaaagatagaagaaggtTTACATAAAGTACATTCTATTTTTGAGAATCAACCAGAAGAGCCCATAGCAACAACCAGCGACATTGAAGAACCATTTTCAACAGAACCTTTCCTGAGAGTAAATTTGGTGTCACCTTCTTCTCCAGCTGAAGTAGCA GGGATTCAAGTCGACGATCTGATAATAGAATTTGGCTCTATTAATTATGGAAATTTTAAGACCTTAAAGGATATCGCGACATTAGTAGAACACAGTAGGTATAAGTCTTTGGATATAAAACTTAAGCGTGGATCAAGTATCTTGGCCCTGACTTTAATACCACGTCCTTGGGATGGCAATGGTTTACTGGGATGTAATGTAATACCTCTAGAAGTTGttgaaagataa